One window from the genome of Manis pentadactyla isolate mManPen7 chromosome 15, mManPen7.hap1, whole genome shotgun sequence encodes:
- the MARVELD3 gene encoding MARVEL domain-containing protein 3 isoform X1, whose product MEDTSGTSEPRARPRERDPARHPRADRDRHPERQRDRPGDRRGERSGGGRRDGDRDVGRDRDSRQDRHAAGAHRSGEQRVWEKSRQSRTRDGHRRPTWDAAPPPWPAPWETPQPPPQRKEGLERRGPESEPTSGRFLPLNPRLGRGEEEYYQSEAEGLLECHKCRYLCTGRGVVQIVEVILNGMVLMCIVASYFVLAGFSASFSSGGGFGNNYYSPFEGIELQQVRQLDQQYTVLRAPLIYGGVVVTLGLGVLTMGVLVQGAKSPAKLSGKWLLLEAAFSLLAAVGYCTGTGTYLHVALRINSTDTCKTRERLYARKGLTWMNCQLAGTDGAAATFACLLVIMYSASFVLALRSYREQKHYRDSREHRNHNDAPEYLWSRTL is encoded by the exons ATGGAAGATACGTCGGGGACTAGCGAGCCCCGGGCCCGGCCGAGAGAGCGGGACCCAGCCCGGCACCCCCGCGCGGACAGAGACCGACACCCGGAGCGGCAGCGGGACAGACCCGGGGACCGGCGCGGGGAGAGAAGCGGAGGCGGGCGGAGGGACGGGGACCGGGACGTGGGGAGGGACCGAGACTCCCGACAGGACAGACACGCGGCCGGGGCCCACCGCTCTGGTGAACAAAGAGTTTGGGAAAAGTCCCGCCAAAGCCGGACGCGGGACGGACACCGAAGGCCGACCTGGGACGCAGCCCCGCCCCCCTGGCCCGCGCCTTGGGAAACCCCGCAGCCGCCGCCCCAGAGGAAGGAGGGCCTCGAGCGCCGGGGCCCGGAAAG TGAACCCACTTCAGGGCGATTCCTGCCCCTGAACCCCAGGCTTGGACGCGGGGAAGAGGAATATTACCAGTCAGAGGCTGAAGGACTCCTGGAATGCCACAAATGCAGATACTTGTGCACTGGCAGAG GTGTGGTACAGATAGTGGAGGTGATACTGAATGGCATGGTTCTCATGTGTATCGTGGCCTCCTACTTTGTCCTTGCTGGATTCAGTGCCAGCTTTTCCAGTGGTGGCGGCTTTGGGAACAACTATTACTCACCGTTTGAGGGCATTGAGCTGCAGCAGGTTCGGCAGCTGGACCAGCAGTACACAGTCCTCCGGGCACCCCTGATATATGGCGGTGTGGTTGTTACTCTGGGGCTGGGTGTCCTCACCATGGGTGTTTTAGTCCAAGGAGCCAAGAGTCCAGCCAAACTGTCGGGGAAGTGGCTCCTCCTGGAGGCCGCCTTCAGCCTCCTAGCGGCAGTGGGCTACTGCACTGGCACTGGCACTTACCTCCACGTAGCCTTGCGGATCAACTCCACGGACACCTGCAAAACGAGAGAGAGGCTCTATGCCCGCAAGGGTCTCACCTGGATGAACTGCCAGCTGGCAGGCACAGATGGAGCGGCAGCTACCTTTGCTTGTCTTCTGGTGATTATGTACAGTGCCAGCTTCGTGCTGGCCTTGCGGAGCTACCGAGAACAGAAGCACTACAGAGACAGCCGAGAACACAGAAATCATAATGATGCACCGGAATACCTGTGGTCTAGAACACTCTGA
- the MARVELD3 gene encoding MARVEL domain-containing protein 3 isoform X2 gives MEDTSGTSEPRARPRERDPARHPRADRDRHPERQRDRPGDRRGERSGGGRRDGDRDVGRDRDSRQDRHAAGAHRSGEQRVWEKSRQSRTRDGHRRPTWDAAPPPWPAPWETPQPPPQRKEGLERRGPESEPTSGRFLPLNPRLGRGEEEYYQSEAEGLLECHKCRYLCTGRACCQMLEVLMNLLILACSSVSYNSTGGYTGITSLGGIYYYQFGGAYSGFSGADGEKAQQLDVQFYQLKLPTVTAAMAYSGALMAFCCLLVAVGVLRVPWHCPLWLVTEGLLDMLMAGAYIPALYFYFYHLSTAYASPVCKEREALYHSKGYSGFSCSLHGGDIGAGVFAALGIGVFALGAVLAIRGYRKVRKLKEKPAEMLEF, from the exons ATGGAAGATACGTCGGGGACTAGCGAGCCCCGGGCCCGGCCGAGAGAGCGGGACCCAGCCCGGCACCCCCGCGCGGACAGAGACCGACACCCGGAGCGGCAGCGGGACAGACCCGGGGACCGGCGCGGGGAGAGAAGCGGAGGCGGGCGGAGGGACGGGGACCGGGACGTGGGGAGGGACCGAGACTCCCGACAGGACAGACACGCGGCCGGGGCCCACCGCTCTGGTGAACAAAGAGTTTGGGAAAAGTCCCGCCAAAGCCGGACGCGGGACGGACACCGAAGGCCGACCTGGGACGCAGCCCCGCCCCCCTGGCCCGCGCCTTGGGAAACCCCGCAGCCGCCGCCCCAGAGGAAGGAGGGCCTCGAGCGCCGGGGCCCGGAAAG TGAACCCACTTCAGGGCGATTCCTGCCCCTGAACCCCAGGCTTGGACGCGGGGAAGAGGAATATTACCAGTCAGAGGCTGAAGGACTCCTGGAATGCCACAAATGCAGATACTTGTGCACTGGCAGAG CCTGCTGCCAAATGCTGGAGGTTCTCATGAACTTGCTGATCCTGGCCTGCAGCTCTGTATCTTACAATTCCACAGGGGGCTACACAGGCATCACCAGCCTGGGGGGCATTTACTACTACCAGTTCGGAGGGGCTTACAGTGGTTTCAGTGGTGCTGACGGGGAGAAAGCACAGCAGCTGGATGTCCAGTTCTACCAGCTGAAGCTGCCCACGGTCACGGCAGCAATGGCCTACAGCGGAGCCCTCATGGCCTTCTGCTGCCTCCTTGTCGCCGTGGGTGTCCTGCGGGTCCCATGGCATTGCCCCCTGTGGCTGGTGACCGAAGGCTTGTTGGACATGCTCATGGCTGGGGCATATATCCCAGCTTTGTATTTCTACTTCTACCACCTCTCCACCGCCTATGCCTCTCCCGTGTGTAAAGAGAGGGAGGCTCTGTACCACAGCAAAGGGTACAGTGGCTTCAGCTGCAGTCTCCATGGGGGAGATATAGGAGCTGGAGTCTTTGCTGCCCTGGGCATTGGGGTCTTTGCTCTGGGGGCTGTGCTGGCCATCAGGGGTTACCGAAAGGTCAGGAAGCTGAAAGAGAAGCCTGCAGAGATGCTAGAGTTTTAG